The Rhizobium sp. TH2 genome includes a window with the following:
- a CDS encoding DUF4142 domain-containing protein: MKFISALLISVALAGSGFAADKATFVKMVLSSTKLEIDSSKLAVDKATSPEVKAFAEQMIADHTKAGEEFMATLKKEGEEAPASELTTKHRDELHQLEGIGDQDFDAAYVSMQESAHVEAVDLFRTYAEKPDDPVGRICEENPAHAGNAPGPGEETLQGAISSNPRRTGLRWKTSGVGHCTARN; encoded by the coding sequence ATGAAATTCATCAGTGCCCTTTTGATTTCCGTCGCGTTGGCCGGCAGTGGCTTCGCCGCGGATAAGGCGACATTCGTGAAGATGGTTTTGAGCAGCACCAAGCTGGAAATAGACTCGTCCAAACTCGCGGTCGACAAGGCGACGTCTCCGGAGGTCAAGGCTTTCGCCGAACAGATGATCGCCGATCACACGAAAGCCGGCGAGGAATTTATGGCGACCCTTAAGAAGGAAGGCGAAGAGGCGCCGGCATCCGAACTCACGACCAAGCATCGCGACGAGCTCCACCAGTTGGAAGGTATAGGCGATCAGGATTTCGACGCCGCGTATGTTTCAATGCAGGAAAGTGCTCACGTGGAGGCTGTCGATCTCTTCCGCACTTATGCTGAAAAGCCTGACGATCCCGTTGGGCGAATTTGCGAAGAAAACCCTGCCCACGCTGGAAATGCACCTGGACCAGGTGAAGAAACTCTCCAAGGCGCAATAAGCTCTAACCCGCGGCGAACGGGATTGAGGTGGAAGACGAGCGGGGTCGGCCATTGCACCGCAAGGAATTAA
- a CDS encoding GFA family protein, with the protein MRTITGSCRCAQVQITVRGEPKRIGICHCTDCRQESGSAFTFFGVWPAAKFEHLGETAGFRGRQFCPTCGSRLFSADDGEAEIKLGILAEAPTKLTPTYELWIKRRERWLRPVEGAEQYQEDRK; encoded by the coding sequence ATGAGAACGATTACGGGATCCTGCCGATGCGCACAAGTGCAGATCACGGTCCGCGGCGAACCCAAAAGAATCGGCATATGTCATTGCACCGACTGCAGACAAGAAAGCGGATCGGCATTTACGTTTTTCGGCGTTTGGCCTGCCGCGAAGTTCGAGCATCTGGGCGAGACGGCAGGCTTTCGTGGCAGGCAATTTTGTCCCACTTGCGGCTCCCGACTGTTCTCCGCCGATGACGGAGAAGCGGAAATCAAGCTCGGAATACTCGCGGAGGCGCCGACAAAACTGACCCCGACCTATGAGCTCTGGATCAAACGTCGTGAACGTTGGCTTCGACCGGTCGAAGGCGCGGAGCAGTATCAGGAGGATCGCAAATGA
- a CDS encoding GFA family protein translates to MSELWTGGCLCGAMRYEFQGDPPYSGYCHCNMCKRATGGAFAVLVQARRGHLKWTKGQPSEFRSSPIATRGFCPECGTPLYLQYDDDELIRLTAGSLDHPEGIRPAGHYGVESRLAWADNGPDLPEEETKEQF, encoded by the coding sequence ATGAGCGAATTGTGGACCGGTGGCTGTCTTTGCGGCGCGATGAGATATGAATTTCAAGGAGATCCGCCCTACAGCGGATATTGCCATTGCAACATGTGCAAGCGCGCCACGGGCGGCGCATTTGCGGTTCTCGTACAGGCCCGGAGAGGCCACCTGAAATGGACGAAGGGACAACCCTCGGAGTTTCGGTCGTCTCCCATTGCGACCCGAGGCTTTTGTCCTGAATGCGGGACGCCACTCTATCTCCAATATGATGATGACGAGCTAATCAGATTGACAGCCGGTTCGCTCGATCATCCAGAAGGCATTCGCCCGGCCGGCCATTACGGCGTCGAAAGCCGGCTAGCTTGGGCGGACAATGGCCCTGATCTTCCAGAGGAGGAAACGAAGGAACAATTCTGA
- a CDS encoding substrate-binding domain-containing protein, with amino-acid sequence MPNLLAGGLASRRSRLVAAIVPSVSSTIFAEAIEGLNAELVAAGYQLLLGLSGYDHKREMELTRAILARRPDGTILTGITHLKETRAMLSGAGLPIVEIWDSTPSPRDIAVGFSHNEVGALVAEYLMTKGYDRYAQIGANDPRAIQRRDGFIKRLSNVATVELPEIEMNSPSTFGDGRKALSQLLGRGTGSLAVFGSSDVVAHGALTEAIARGCRVPADVAIVGFGDFDFAPHTYPSLTTVRIDRRMIGTKAAQSILRRISGETVEPMIEIDFEIVARQSA; translated from the coding sequence GTGCCGAACCTTCTGGCCGGCGGCCTCGCCTCAAGGCGCTCGCGCTTGGTGGCGGCCATCGTTCCATCGGTGTCCAGCACTATCTTCGCTGAGGCGATCGAAGGTTTGAACGCCGAACTCGTCGCGGCGGGGTATCAACTCCTGCTCGGCCTGTCAGGTTATGACCACAAACGGGAGATGGAACTGACGCGAGCCATCCTCGCGCGCCGGCCCGATGGCACAATCCTGACTGGCATCACGCATCTGAAGGAAACGCGAGCGATGTTGTCGGGGGCAGGCTTGCCAATCGTTGAGATCTGGGATTCGACGCCGTCGCCGCGTGATATCGCCGTCGGGTTTTCGCACAATGAGGTCGGAGCCTTGGTCGCCGAATATCTTATGACGAAGGGCTATGACCGCTATGCGCAAATCGGCGCCAACGATCCTCGTGCTATTCAACGCAGAGATGGATTCATAAAGCGGCTCTCTAATGTGGCAACGGTGGAGCTACCTGAAATCGAGATGAACTCGCCCTCGACCTTTGGCGACGGACGAAAAGCTCTCAGTCAATTGCTGGGCCGGGGAACGGGGTCGCTTGCGGTGTTCGGAAGTTCCGATGTTGTGGCGCATGGGGCGCTCACGGAAGCGATCGCCAGGGGGTGCAGAGTTCCGGCGGATGTCGCAATTGTTGGGTTCGGCGACTTCGATTTCGCACCTCACACTTATCCGTCGCTGACAACAGTCCGCATTGATCGGCGTATGATCGGGACCAAGGCCGCTCAGTCGATTTTACGGAGAATCTCTGGCGAGACGGTCGAGCCCATGATTGAAATCGATTTTGAGATCGTAGCGAGGCAGTCGGCGTAG